A genomic segment from Aegilops tauschii subsp. strangulata cultivar AL8/78 chromosome 1, Aet v6.0, whole genome shotgun sequence encodes:
- the LOC120961791 gene encoding serine/threonine protein phosphatase 2A 57 kDa regulatory subunit B' kappa isoform, producing the protein MWKQFLGKLSGKSPKSGGGGGWGSPPPKSPTSYDVNGRQWDSMRASPPLAAIAGAEGETREDVFLRKLNVCCVLFDFSNDRGRDSPERERKRQVLMSLVDCLGTAEEPLTEAMVSACVRMFAINLFRVFPPKVRPGTGAAAEADEDDPFFDPSWYHLQVVYELLLRFVTSPVVDVKVARKYMDNSFISRLLDLLDSDDPRERDCLKTVLHRIYGKFMGNRPFIRKAVSNIFYRFVSEADRHNGIAELLEVFGSVISGFAKPLKEEHKLFLWKALIPLHKPKTVGMYLPQLTYCITQFIDKEPKLSGTVIRGLLKYWPVTNSQKEMMFLGELEEVLELTEMPEFQKCMVPLFRRVAHCLNSSHFQVAERALFLWNNEHLFGLISQNHQVILPIIYPALERNARLHWNQSVLNVTMNVRKMFFDMDQKLLLACQKNFQEEEEKRAATEERRRLIWEHLERNAAFHPVTRDISFAAFPKPAPLVAPTMT; encoded by the exons ATGTGGAAGCAGTTCCTTGGTAAGCTATCGGGCAAGTCGCCGAAATCCGGCGGAGGCGGGGGCTGGGGATCTCCGCCGCCCAAGTCCCCAACGTCGTATGACGTGAATGGGAGGCAGTGGGACTCGATGCGGGCGTCTCCTCCGCTCGCAGCTATCGCCGGAGCGGAGGGGGAGACAAGGGAGGACGTGTTCCTCCGGAAGCTGAACGTCTGCTGCGTGTTGTTCGACTTCTCCAACGACCGGGGCCGGGACTCTCCGGAGAGGGAGAGAAAGCGGCAGGTGCTCATGTCTCTCGTCGACTGCCTCGGCACGGCGGAGGAGCCCCTCACGGAGGCGATGGTCTCGGCCTGTGTGCGTATGTTCGCCATCAACCTGTTCAGGGTCTTCCCGCCCAAGGTCCGGCCAGGCACCGGGGCAGCTGCCGAGGCCGACGAGGACGATCCGTTCTTTGACCCCTCATGGTACCACTTACAGGTCGTGTACGAGCTGCTCCTACGGTTCGTCACCTCTCCTGTCGTTGATGTGAAGGTGGCTCGCAAGTACATGGACAATTCGTTCATCTCTAGGCTGCTTGATTTGTTAGATTCCGATGATCCTAGAGAAAGGGATTGCCTGAAGACAGTATTGCATAGGATATATGGAAAATTCATGGGTAATCGGCCCTTCATCCGCAAGGCTGTGAGCAATATCTTCTATAGGTTTGTATCCGAGGCTGATCGTCACAATGGGATTGCCGAACTCTTGGAGGTGTTTGGGAGTGTGATTAGTGGGTTTGCGAAACCACTGAAGGAGGAGCATAAGTTATTTCTGTGGAAGGCATTGATTCCTCTTCATAAACCGAAGACAGTGGGCATGTATCTGCCGCAGTTGACATACTGCATTACACAGTTTATTGACAAGGAACCAAAGCTCTCAGGGACTGTGATCAGAGGCCTGTTGAAGTACTGGCCAGTGACGAACAGTCAGAAGGAGATGATGTTCTTGGGGGAGTTGGAGGAGGTGCTGGAATTGACAGAAATGCCTGAATTCCAGAAGTGCATGGTCCCATTGTTTCGGAGGGTTGCACACTGCTTGAATAGCTCTCATTTTCAG GTTGCTGAAAGAGCCTTATTCCTGTGGAACAATGAGCACTTGTTCGGTTTGATCTCTCAAAACCACCAAGTTATCTTGCCAATCATATATCCAGCTCTCGAAAGGAATGCTCGTTTGCATTGGAACCAATCGGTTCTGAATGTTACAATGaatgtcaggaaaatgttctttgaCATGGATCAGAAGCTGCTGTTGGCTTGTCAGAAAAATTTCCAAGAGGAGGAAGAGAAACGAGCCGCAACTGAGGAGCGGAGAAGGCTTATATGGGAGCACCTTGAGAGGAATGCCGCATTCCATCCAGTAACCAGAGACATCAGCTTTGCTGCTTTTCCTAAACCCGCTCCTCTGGTAGCTCCAACTATGACATAA